A stretch of Oncorhynchus mykiss isolate Arlee chromosome 14, USDA_OmykA_1.1, whole genome shotgun sequence DNA encodes these proteins:
- the LOC110489067 gene encoding tetratricopeptide repeat protein 9C, whose amino-acid sequence MASPETPGDECRELRSGAAGVSCSGTPTKLGPSGANVDSQLQDAVHLKTEGNKFYKEKHLRSAIGRYHRSLLILRSLDSDVTAAVKGFGPEAPVLIAGQEELLRNTQIDCYNNLAACLLQRECVDYTRVQEYSLRVLQLRPDDIKALYRAGLATLELGDAQSAKQYLTQASKGQPNDTNVRRHLQRAEERRNTEYQKEKALYRGMFSSS is encoded by the exons ATGGCAAGTCCAGAGACACCAGGAGATGAGTGTAGGGAGCTGAGGTCTGGGGCTGCAGGGGTAAGCTGTTCAGGAACGCCTACCAAGCTTGGCCCCTCAGGTGCCAACGTAGACTCCCAGCTACAAGATGCCGTCCACTTAAAAACAGAGGGGAACAAATTCTACAAAGAGAAACACCTTCGGTCTGCAATTGGACGTTACCACCGTTCGTTGCTCATTCTGCGTAGTTTAGACTCTGATGTCACTGCGGCAGTGAAGGGATTTGGTCCTGAGGCTCCTGTACTCATCGCAGGACAGGAAGAACTACTTAGGAACACACAGATTGACTGCTACAACAATTTAGCAG cctgtctgctgcagagggagtGTGTCGACTACACGCGTGTCCAGGAGTACAGCTTGCGGGTGTTGCAGTTGCGGCCAGATGACATCAAGGCCCTGTACAGAGCAGGACTGGCCACTCTGGAGCTGGGAGACGCACAGAGCGCCAAGCAATACCTCACTCAGGCCAGCAAAGGACAACCCAATG ACACTAATGTGAGGAGGCACCTGCAGCGAGCAGAGGAGAGGCGGAACACGGAGTACCAGAAGGAGAAGGCTCTGTACCGGGGCATGTTCTCCTCCAGTTAG
- the map1lc3cl gene encoding microtubule-associated proteins 1A/1B light chain 3C, with protein sequence MPPFEKSMELMSFKQRKCLATRKDEVCSIRTKFPNKLPVIVERYLREKTLPLLDKTKFLVPFELTLGQFLCLLRSKIDLESTQALYLLVSERSMSCMSSSMGDVYSQYSDPDGFLYITYASQDMFGGDMDATPPC encoded by the exons ATGCCTCCCTTCGAGAAATCTATGGAGCTGATGTCTTTCAAGCAAAGAAAATGCCTTG CAACAAGAAAAGATGAAGTGTGCAGTATTCGTACCAAATTCCCAAACAAGTTACCC GTGATCGTAGAGCGTTACCTCCGTGAGAAAACCCTTCCCCTATTGGACAAGACCAAATTCCTGGTTCCATTCGAGCTGACCTTGGGTCAGTTCCTCTGTCTACTCAG gAGTAAGATTGACCTGGAGTCCACCCAGGCTCTGTACCTGTTGGTGTCAGAAAGAAGCATGTCCTGCATGTCGTCCAGTATGGGAGACGTCTACTCCCAGTACAGCGACCCGGATGGCTTTCTTTACATCACCTATGCCTCACAGGACATGTTCGGAGGGGACATGGACGCTACCCCTCCCTGCTGA
- the si:ch211-168f7.5 gene encoding uncharacterized protein si:ch211-168f7.5, with amino-acid sequence MPGRRSCVNSLWSGTERVRIGERLKATLAGILELDLLRGQHLDMIDAALDLKDTSSTGTTVTVITDQQEENLESAVSDGSATSRRQQVPSPPSETVLPCHTSTLDKDRVGNSGGDGLVHSRGEGVGGDDSRWSTLSWDAPSDLLSPPDLDGAVQVDYDSRPSSGFYSVSGSSLSDSCYSVSSEAVLAQGGPVPGGQVRAGPGAPSGGAFRLWEQRPLSADHSDIQWPEAAQQPRTQRIEENTEISDRRPVSTGDLEMNSLFFLSDLCSSLGDPHPGSLLPLADPRPQLDPRFCSDLVSRRTKEVYHYPSPLHAVALQSPLFTSSQDPSPSSRLSPSPDSSAQAEESQSTPLFRPPQPPHPSTFTQLEQYITRLARQYRSRVSPSDTPPTATPGPGCHRGPRTPGHGSTQSLLAFESRSTPSNLTGGSVTPCKSFLGNSARVSLSNIGKKASRNSINLGHLPSVTGEDLKINLHLNLSLNLSPNLNKNLGLDSNSKEGISTSGVLRSDHAIPTASPSPSTSISTAATPTPALRSRPRISTCPSNLNHRSSLEVTGSGAGSGLGFSRSLDWSGLDSSPGIVTRSQPSVNAPDASPSKLSEDSAMVGEISRLSGLPRAVVVGLMEQGVELDVDCFQSDAERRGQGSEFKTQSSSPSSHQTAQNDHQSHHHDYSSVHHLHASNKTDLDPQRPIQLSLSVTHSPQSHSGLTPPNSSSPHSSSPNHPYQSTSTHPPTHHHVTHHHTHTFHCQQTSSTSDPASSPSSRDRPRVRSPPRPLQPSPLANTPFSVFRRDDPFQCSLPRVRDSSSPQRGSIQPRGGSLRQGAGGAGGRWRVDGEGEGWKRVDGEGLYQGKHASKELVRASTVSSFHRKQRCYSSNWGEERSHDTAQTPKKGAAKLWRGFEGRSWGKEAEEEENKERWKREGIRRKEKDDQKEKHAKAERRDKESSASKRKGKGGGGWDKRSSSLRLSRRALFRSESQGDVLEPRAQKEERLRGAQWTSSLELSMERVRPLALGRRGEEDKRLSSTASLFHLSRSQSLEGSCPSLSPPLSSPSFSPSPPPSRATLTRSRSLRDLSRRVFSSVRSLSLKHKTSRK; translated from the exons ATGCCTGGCCGCCGCAGTTGTGTGAATTCGCTCTGGTCTGGCACGGAGCGGGTTCGGATTGGCGAGCGGCTGAAAGCGACCCTGGCTGGAATCCTTGAGCTGGATTTGCTCCGGGGCCAACATCTGGACATGATCGATGCGGCGCTGGACCTCAAAGACACCAGTAGCACCGGTACCACGGTGACTGTCATCACGGATCAACAGGAGGAAAACCTCGAGAGCGCAGTCTCTGATGGCTCTGCGACATCCCGCAGGCAACAG GTTCCCTCTCCCCCTTCAGAAACAGTGTTGCCATGCCACACCAGCACGTTGGACAAGGACCGTGTGGGGAACTCTGGTGGAGATGGGCTGGTTCATTCCAGAGGTGAAGGGGTTGGTGGGGATGACTCACGCTGGTCCACCCTCTCTTGGGATGCCCCGTCTGACCTGCTCTCCCCCCCGGACCTTGATGGTGCAGTCCAGGTGGACTATGACTCCAGGCCCAGCTCAG GCTTTTATTCGGTCAGTGGCAGCTCCCTATCAGACTCCTGCTACTCTGTGTCCAGTGAGGCAGTCCTGGCCCAGGGGGGTCCAGTACCAGGTGGGCAAGTCCGGGCCGGACCAGGAGCACCCTCAGGGGGAGCCTTCAGGCTGTGGGAACAACGGCCCCTCTCTGCAGACCACAGTGACATACAGTGGCCGGAGGCCGCGCAGCAGCCAAGAACTCAGCGCATTGAGGAGAACACAGAGATCAGTGATAGGAGACCAGTATCTACGG GTGACCTGGAAATGAACAGTCTCTTCTTCCTGTCTGACCTGTGCTCCAGCCTGGGTGACCCCCATCCCGGCTCCCTCCTCCCACTCGCTGACCCCCGACCCCAACTCGACCCCAGGTTCTGTTCCGATCTGGTGTCCCGGAGGACCAAGGAGGTGTACCATTACCCCAGCCCCCTCCATGCCGTGGCCCTCCAGAGCCCCCTCTTCACCTCCAGTCAGGACCCCTCACCCTCCTCTCGCCTCTCCCCGAGTCCGGACTCCTCTGCCCAGGCTGAGGAATCTCAGTCCACCCCCCTCTTCCGGCCCCCCCAGCCTCCTCACCCCTCCACCTTCACCCAGCTGGAGCAGTACATCACCAGGCTGGCTCGTCAGTACCGCAGCCGGGTTTCCCCCTCTGACACCCCCCCTACTGCCACCCCTGGGCCAGGTTGCCACAGGGGGCCCAGAACCCCTGGCCACGGCTCCACTCAGTCGCTGTTGGCCTTCGAGAGCCGCAGTACCCCCTCCAACCTGACAGGGGGCAGTGTGACACCCTGCAAGTCTTTTCTGGGTAACTCTGCGCGGGTCAGCCTCAGCAATATCGGTAAGAAGGCCAGTAGGAACTCCATCAACCTGGGCCACCTGCCCTCCGTGACAGGAGAGGACCTCAAAATCAACCTCCACCTCAACCTCAGTCTCAACCTCAGCCCCAATCTGAACAAAAACCTGGGTTTAGACTCAAACTCCAAGGAAGGTATTAGCACTAGTGGTGTATTAAGGAGTGACCATGCTATCCCcactgcctccccctctccttccacctccaTCTCCACCGCCGCCACTCCCACCCCTGCCCTGAGGTCTCGGCCACGCATCTCAACATGTCCCTCCAACCTCAATCACCGGAGCTCTCTGGAGGTCACCGGGTCAGGGGCTGGATCAGGGCTAGGGTTCTCCCGCTCGCTGGACTGGAGTGGACTGGATTCTTCACCAGGGATAGTGACAAGGAGTCAACCCAGCGTCAATGCCCCGGACGCCAGCCCTAGTAAGCTCAGCGAGGACTCGGCGATGGTGGGGGAGATCTCCCGTCTCTCTGGCCTGCCCCGGGCTGTGGTGGTGGGCCTGATGGAGCAGGGCGTAGAGCTGGATGTCGACTGCTTCCAGAGCGACGCCGAGagaagaggtcaggggtcagagtttAAAACCCAaagctcctccccttcctcccaccAGACAGCCCAGAATGACCACCAGTCTCATCATCATGATTATTCCAGCGTCCATCACCTCCACGCCAGTAACAAGACTGACCTTGACCCCCAGAGGCCGATCCAGCTGTCCCTCAGTGTCACCCACTCCCCACAGTCCCACTCCGGCCTCACACCTCCCAACTCCTCCAGTCCACATTCCAGTAGCCCCAATCACCCTTACCAGTCCACCTCAACTCACCCACCTACCCATCATCATGtcacccaccaccacacacacaccttccactgCCAACAAACCTCTTCCACATCTGACCCCGCCTCTTCCCCCTCGTCCCGTGACCGCCCCAGGGTACGCTCCCCACCCCGCCCTCTCCAGCCCTCCCCCCTTGCCAATACTCCATTCTCTGTGTTCCGGCGGGATGACCCATTCCAGTGCTCCCTGCCTCGCGTCAGGGACAGCAGCTCACCACAAAGGGGCAGCATCCAGCCCAGAGGGGGGTCACTACGGCAGGGTGCAGGGGGTGCAGGGGGTAGATGGAGGGTagatggggagggagaaggatggaagAGGGTGGATGGGGAGGGGCTCTACCAGGGGAAGCATGCGTCCAAGGAGTTGGTGAGGGCATCGACAGTGAGCAGCTTCCACAGGAAACAGAGGTGCTACAGCAGCAACTGGGGAGAGGAACGCAGTCACGACACGGCCCAGACGCCAAAGAAGGGGGCAGCCAAACTCTGGAGGGGCTTCGAAGGACGTTCATGGGGGAAAGAGGCTGAAGAAGAGGAGAacaaggagaggtggaagagagaggggatcaggagaaaggagaaagatgaCCAAAAGGAGAAGCATGCCAAGGCAGAGAGGCGAGATAAAGAGAGCAGTGCCTCAAAACGCAAAGGGAAGGGTGGTGGTGGCTGGGACAAGCGTAGCTCCAGCCTGAGGCTGTCCAGACGGGCTCTGTTCCGCAGTGAGTCCCAGGGGGACGTGCTGGAGCCTCGAGCCCAGAAAGAGGAGCGTCTGAGGGGGGCACAGTGGACCTCCTCCCTGGAGCTCAGCATGGAGCGGGTTCGTCCGTTGGCGTTGGGAAGAAGAGGGGAAGAAGACAAGCGCCTGTCCTCTACTGCCAGCCTCTttcacctctctcgctctcaaagTCTGGAGGGAagctgtccttccctctctcctcctctctcctccccatcattCTCGCCATCCCCCCCTCCTTCTCGGGCAACCCTCACACGCTCGCGCTCACTGAGGGACCTGAGTAGAAGGGTGTTTAGCTCAGTGAGGTCTCTGAGTTTGAAACACAAGACGTCTAGAAAGTGA